In a single window of the Leptospira sanjuanensis genome:
- the kdpA gene encoding potassium-transporting ATPase subunit KdpA encodes MATEWIQLFIFLFSLAILSPMLGSYLHTVFSATETLRFERVLYRICGFDFKAEMNWKEYATSLLLFNLFGFIALFSILLFQNVLPMNPQNLAGLDPFLAFNTAVSFMTNTNWQAYSGESALSYFSQSVGLTVQNFVSAATGFCVLLAVSRGFATNANPAIGNFWKDLIRGTLYVLLPLSMILATILVGTGVVQTFSEYVNATTLEGSTQAIPLGPAASQIAIKQLGTNGGGFFGVNSAHPFENPTPISNFLQMLSILILPGACVFLYGRIVGNLKHAWVIFGAMFTIFCAGVLAVWFSESSYNPLFGNFGFWEGKEVRFGILNSAIWETATTVASNGSVNSMHDSFSPIGGLVAMLNMQLGEVIFGGVGAGMYGMVLFILLTVFLSGIMVGRSPEYLGKKIEKREIQMAILGILLPSTVILLFTAVTLNVPSALSSLTNRGPHGLSEILYAFSSGAGNNGSAFAGLNANTPYYNSMMGIAMLIGRFGVILPILVIAGTLSLKKRSEAVSEGSFSTEGGTFYALLLSVIVIVGALTFFPALTIGPILEHFIMFQGASF; translated from the coding sequence ATGGCAACGGAATGGATTCAACTTTTCATCTTTCTATTTTCACTTGCGATCCTATCTCCTATGCTGGGGAGTTATCTGCATACGGTTTTTTCCGCTACCGAGACCCTCCGATTCGAGCGCGTATTGTATCGAATCTGCGGCTTTGATTTCAAAGCGGAAATGAATTGGAAAGAATATGCGACCTCTCTTCTTCTTTTCAACCTTTTCGGATTTATCGCGCTTTTTTCGATTCTGCTTTTTCAGAACGTCCTCCCTATGAATCCGCAAAATCTTGCGGGACTCGATCCTTTTCTTGCGTTCAATACGGCGGTCAGCTTTATGACCAACACGAACTGGCAGGCTTATAGCGGAGAATCGGCGCTCAGTTATTTTTCTCAATCCGTCGGACTTACGGTTCAAAACTTCGTAAGCGCGGCGACGGGATTCTGCGTATTGCTGGCCGTCTCTCGGGGATTTGCCACCAACGCAAATCCGGCGATCGGAAATTTTTGGAAGGATTTGATTCGAGGCACGTTATACGTTCTTCTCCCTTTATCGATGATCCTCGCGACGATCCTCGTCGGGACGGGCGTCGTTCAAACGTTTTCGGAATACGTAAACGCGACCACACTCGAAGGAAGCACGCAGGCGATTCCCTTAGGTCCAGCCGCGTCGCAGATCGCAATCAAACAACTCGGAACCAACGGCGGCGGTTTTTTCGGAGTCAACAGCGCACATCCGTTTGAAAATCCGACTCCGATTTCCAATTTTCTCCAAATGTTATCGATCCTGATTCTGCCCGGTGCCTGCGTTTTTTTATACGGGAGAATCGTCGGAAATCTCAAACACGCATGGGTGATTTTCGGAGCGATGTTTACGATTTTTTGCGCCGGCGTTCTCGCCGTATGGTTTTCGGAATCCTCATACAACCCTTTGTTCGGAAATTTCGGATTTTGGGAAGGGAAAGAAGTCCGTTTCGGAATTCTGAACAGCGCGATTTGGGAAACTGCGACCACGGTTGCGTCTAACGGATCCGTCAACTCGATGCACGATAGTTTTTCTCCCATCGGAGGTTTAGTGGCGATGTTGAATATGCAGCTCGGCGAAGTGATCTTCGGCGGAGTCGGAGCCGGAATGTACGGAATGGTTCTGTTTATTCTACTCACGGTTTTTTTAAGCGGGATCATGGTAGGCCGAAGCCCCGAGTATCTCGGCAAAAAAATCGAAAAGCGGGAAATCCAAATGGCGATTCTGGGAATCCTGTTGCCATCGACTGTGATTCTACTTTTTACCGCCGTAACGCTCAACGTGCCGAGCGCGTTATCCTCTTTGACGAATCGGGGACCCCACGGACTTTCCGAAATTCTATACGCCTTTTCATCCGGAGCGGGAAACAACGGGAGCGCCTTTGCCGGTTTGAATGCGAATACGCCGTATTACAATTCCATGATGGGAATCGCGATGTTGATCGGAAGATTCGGAGTCATACTTCCGATTCTCGTTATCGCGGGAACTCTCAGTCTTAAAAAAAGATCCGAAGCCGTTTCGGAAGGTTCGTTTTCGACCGAAGGCGGAACCTTCTACGCACTTCTTTTATCCGTAATCGTGATCGTGGGGGCTTTGACCTTCTTTCCGGCGCTGACGATCGGTCCGATACTTGAGCATTTTATAATGTTTCAAGGCGCTTCGTTTTAA
- a CDS encoding potassium-transporting ATPase subunit F, whose protein sequence is MNFETTIALGLSGICIAYLIYSIFKPEKF, encoded by the coding sequence ATGAATTTTGAAACGACCATCGCCCTCGGTCTGAGCGGCATTTGTATCGCGTATCTGATCTACTCGATCTTCAAACCGGAAAAGTTTTAA